In one window of Sandaracinaceae bacterium DNA:
- a CDS encoding NAD(P)/FAD-dependent oxidoreductase, whose amino-acid sequence MNNDDVDVLIVGAGLSGVGAAWHLRDKCPGKTFALLEGRQRMGGTWDLFRYPGVRSDTDMYTLGYKFKPWKSTQTIADGSLIRSYVEETAREAGIDQHIRFGHKVTHASWSSETARWTVRATHTDDQGTRDVTLRCNFLMMCSGYYSYDQGFTPKFEGRDRFQGQIVHPQFWPEDLDYTGKRVVVIGSGATAITLVPSMADKAAHVTMLQRSPTYLLSVPRADRISPWLRRFLPDQVVHQAARLAFFSAQAAVYQGSKRAPGIARKALLAGVQKQLAGASSMRHFTPRYKPWDERMCAVPDGDMFTAIREGRVSVVTDHIETFTETGLRLASGQELEADIIITATGLELRLFGGMDIEVDGVPQAMNEALTYKGVMFAGVPNLSLTVGYTNASWTLRADLVAEYVCRLLGRMDAQGVNQVVARHPGARVGVRPMLEMASGYVARAKDVLPRQGDESPWQLPQSYRRDLRALRFDRVDDAHLRFSRAGAPRGRQDARAATRARETGPALNVG is encoded by the coding sequence ATGAACAACGACGACGTGGATGTGCTGATCGTGGGTGCGGGCCTGTCTGGCGTGGGAGCCGCCTGGCACCTGCGTGACAAGTGCCCCGGCAAGACCTTCGCGTTGCTCGAGGGGCGGCAGCGCATGGGCGGCACCTGGGACCTGTTCCGCTACCCCGGGGTGCGCTCGGACACGGACATGTACACGCTCGGGTACAAGTTCAAGCCTTGGAAGAGCACCCAGACCATCGCCGACGGGTCCCTCATCCGGTCCTATGTCGAGGAGACCGCGCGCGAGGCCGGCATCGACCAGCACATCCGCTTCGGCCACAAGGTCACCCACGCGTCATGGTCGAGCGAGACCGCGCGCTGGACGGTGCGCGCGACACACACCGACGACCAAGGCACGCGTGACGTCACGCTGCGCTGCAACTTCCTGATGATGTGCTCGGGCTACTACAGCTACGACCAAGGCTTCACGCCGAAGTTCGAGGGGCGTGACCGCTTCCAAGGGCAGATCGTCCACCCGCAATTCTGGCCCGAGGACCTGGACTACACGGGCAAACGCGTGGTGGTCATCGGTTCGGGCGCCACGGCCATCACGCTGGTCCCCTCGATGGCCGACAAGGCCGCGCACGTGACCATGCTGCAGCGCTCGCCGACGTATCTCCTCAGCGTGCCGCGGGCGGACCGCATCTCCCCCTGGCTGCGGCGCTTCCTCCCCGACCAGGTGGTGCATCAGGCGGCGCGCCTGGCCTTCTTCTCCGCCCAGGCGGCGGTCTACCAGGGCAGCAAACGCGCGCCCGGGATCGCCAGGAAGGCGCTGCTGGCGGGTGTGCAGAAGCAGCTCGCCGGTGCCTCCTCCATGCGGCACTTCACGCCGCGCTACAAGCCGTGGGACGAGCGCATGTGCGCCGTGCCCGACGGCGACATGTTCACGGCCATCCGCGAGGGGCGCGTGTCGGTGGTCACGGACCACATCGAGACGTTCACCGAGACGGGCTTGCGCCTCGCCTCCGGTCAGGAGCTCGAGGCGGACATCATCATCACGGCCACCGGGCTCGAGCTGCGCCTGTTCGGCGGCATGGATATCGAGGTGGATGGCGTGCCCCAGGCCATGAACGAGGCGCTCACGTACAAGGGCGTGATGTTCGCGGGTGTCCCGAACCTCTCGCTCACCGTGGGCTACACCAACGCGTCGTGGACCCTGCGCGCCGACCTGGTAGCCGAGTACGTGTGCCGCCTGCTGGGGAGGATGGACGCGCAAGGCGTGAACCAGGTGGTGGCGCGGCACCCCGGGGCGCGCGTGGGCGTCAGGCCGATGTTGGAGATGGCCTCGGGCTACGTCGCGCGCGCCAAGGACGTGCTGCCGCGCCAGGGCGACGAGTCACCCTGGCAGCTGCCGCAGAGCTACAGGCGTGACCTGCGCGCGCTGCGCTTCGACAGGGTCGACGACGCCCACCTGCGCTTCAGCCGCGCGGGCGCACCCCGTGGCCGTCAGGACGCCCGGGCCGCTACTCGCGCGCGCGAGACGGGCCCCGCGTTGAACGTCGGCTGA